The DNA region AATACATCCATTTCATGTATTTTTCTAGTATAACATAAATCTAAATGCAACTAATATACATGTATAACATAATTAACTCctaaattatatttttttttaatattataatcTGTACAATATCTTCCAACCTTCATCTTCAGAAATTCCATAAGCAACCAGTATCAAAATGTCCTATTGAAGCTGATGAATATTCTTCACTCACATAAGAACTTTGAAACATTTCATCATTATAAATCATAGTTGAAATGTCAATGTCAACATCATAGTTACATTCTTGAGCTTTCTGATTTTTTGTCTCATTATTTTCAATCAACATCTTCAACATGGATTCTTCTGAGGATTGTGATGAATTTCCAATTTGTGTTGATTGGTGTGACAAATATTGGGTCCATGAGATAGTATCATAAGAAGGGTTTGAAGAATATGAAGATGTTAACATGGGATTTTCAAATCTATCATCAACAATGTTGTTGTTGTCATTGAAACATGTCACATGTGATGAATCTCCAAAAGTTGTTTTTGTTTCATTATTGTTGTATGGTGGTGAATCCATCAATGGAGGTAGTTGTTCTTTTCCTTTTGAATTGAACCTTACCAAATCTTGAATATGCATTTTGTTTTCACTTGAACTTTTCTCAAAAACTCTGCATATAGACCATTCCCTCTGAAAAGAAACCAACccaaataaaaaaaaaacacaaaaaaaatgTATCTATATTCTTAATTCTATAGTGAAAAAGTATTGAAAAGATTATCACCAAAACCCTTTTGAATATATTTTTGAGAAAAACAcaattatattattatatttatcAAAATCGCGATTTTAAATTATGATCTCCATTCATAGCGATGATCGCAACTGTATCTATATCTGCGACATCAATATTACAAATAGTTTTTAGGTCTCTACAAGACCGTCTTTGAAAGTATTTAAGGTAGGATGTTGCACGTGACCTAAAGTTTATCACGGTTAAATTCGGGCTAAAAAAACTTTATAAAATATTTGTCATGTTTAAATCATAATGAAACAGAGTGTCTGTTTATTTTTTCATAGTTAAACTATAATTATAAAAATTATTTCAACTGTATTGTTATCGTTCGCAACTGTTCGCAACTGCGCGATTGTAAACATAATTTAAAATTTTGATAGAAATTCAACTAGTGAATAATAAAGTGAAAGAGTTGTAGGAGACAGGATTTACCATAGCCCTTTTGGAAGTATTTTGCAAAGAATATGGGTCCTCTAATCTATATTCATGAATGACCCAATTTGTTTTTTCTCCTTTAGGTGCTCTTCCTTTGTAGAAAACAAGAGTTTTCTTCATTCCAATTAATGTCTTCTCTCTATAAATTTCTTTGTCTTTACCTGTTGCCTTCCAATATCCAGCACATGTGGCCCTATTTGTTCTTAAACCAGTAGGATATTTCCTGTCCCTCACACAGAAAAAATACCATTCTTTCTCACCCATTTTAGCCCTCCCTACAccataaaaaaattaaatatttataaaaaaatccaatttgtttttttatatatctgaaaaaaattactaaaaaaatcaaaattttagATACCTAGAtaataatatttaataataataagATCAAACCAGACGTTTATAAACACTTGATAGTAAATTATGGAATGAAAGATATAATATGAAGAGAAACTTACAAGGTAAATCCCAAGGCTCACACTTGTTCAAATCAACTTCACCAATAGCTAAAGCACAAAAGCAATTATCAAGAACTTTTTGAGAGAGATAATGAGTTATGAGTTCTTCATCTGTTGGATGAAACCTAAATCCAGGTGGCAATTCAAAAACTTCATCACTTGAATTTTTCTCCATTGCACCATCCATCATAATTAATCACAAACTAAACTAACTCCTGTTTCATTAATCAAAAacaaattaaaacataaaaatttaattacTAACTGCATCTTATGATAATTATTCCAACAACAAAACaataaattctaaaaaaattcaaatgaaaaacaAACCTTTGATCAAGAAGATTATATAAGGATGATAAATAAGTTACAATAATTTTACTAAGAATGTGTGAAAATGATTAGAAGATAAGAGAAAAGAAAGAATGAAGAGAGAAAGATTATTTTGAGGAATTTGAGGTTGTTAAGAAAAGACAGTGTTGTGTGTGAGGAATATAACATAACTCCTTAAATACTAAATTTCATGTTTTTTGGATACATAGAACTTGTCGTTTTACACTTTTTTGTGAagttaattttttatttttttcatgaAACTTGACTAGGAACACTTCACCAATTTGAGTCTTCACGTAACTGTTTTTTTTATGTCACAGTGCTTTTTTCATGATGTCACAGCTGTAGAAAATGGCGTAAGATTAaagaaaatatttaatttattaatattttcttTAACCTTAGTGAAATTACATTGAATGTAGATAGATTATTTTATGTTTGATTTTAGTTTCACGTTTTTCATCCGTTTGCTATTTTTATTAAGAAATATAAAATTAATACTAtcctttttattattattagaaataaaaaatgaaattgTCTAGATCAGATTAAGGAAGAGTATGTTTAAAGGAGCTGGTGGTAatctcttttttttcttcttctaaaACTGTGGGCTCATTAAATGCATTCACTTACATGGGAAATTATACAGTGTGTTATTAGTTATAATTAACAatgttaaaaaatatttaaaaacaattaataTTATTCATGAAAATTTATGCGAAATTAGTTGAACAACAATGATCATGTCAATTTTGTCAAAACGTCCGAATTCAATTTGGTCCAATAAAAAAAATGCTTGAATTCAAGTATATTTAATGGTTTGATCAAGATCGAACGATTATGATTTTAGAAAAATAATTTTGGAAAGATTAAAGTTATTTATATGATCGTACAATCAAGATCAAACGGTTAAAATCATCTTGATAGATTGAATGAAAACTAAACCATATGTTGTGAAGCATGGGTACTCCATTTTAGACAAAATACCGATACCGCTACTGGTACGCGTACGGTACTCATATGGTACGTATCGATACCGTacctatttctattttttttttaagtCGGTATTCCAACAGATACATATTGGGTATATATTGGGTACACCAACTCAATTTTCTTCTTCTAATGGTATAGTTTTGGACTTTTTTTAATGAGATTTTCAAGTGTTGATGTATAGTTTGACCAATTTGATTTGTTGCAAGATCGGTGGATCTTGAAAACAAAGGAATGGTGAATAACTTATGGATTTTCAATTCCTAAACTTCAATCAATTGCATTGAAACTCCTTACACAACCAAGTTCTTCATCTTTTACATAGAGAAATACCGTATCTCGGTTTTTCTAAAAATACCGTATTCCGTACCAGTACCCGTACCGGGTACGTACCCGTACTTTGCAACACAGACCATATGAGATTTTAATACCGGGTACGTACCCATACTTTGCAACACAGACCATATGagattttaatttcaaatttgGACGGTTCAGTTATCAGTGGATTCAAATTCCAAAAAAATCAAATTTAGTGTAGTAAAAAAACTCGCATTGACTCGTATGTATTTTTGCATAGAAAAATGTGCTCATTATCACATTAAAGTATATTTGATCGTCCAGAATCGAAATCCTACAATTTAAAACAAGTAATTTTGAGAAAGTTAAAGTTGTTTTGTGAGTCCTACGATCAAGATAAAACAATTGATATCAAGAGATTCAAATTTGTTATTGTAAAAAAGTCTACATTCTGACATTCCAATATATTTGATTGTCTGATCAAGAAAGAGCGATTCTGATTTAAAAAGGGCAATATAGGgaaaattaaaattattttgtGTGAGTCGTTTGATAAGATCAgattgttaatattattttaacaTTGTGAATGCGTCAAAACTCCAACCGCATAGGATTCAAATTCCAAAAAGAATTTGGATTTGGTGAATACAAAAAACTTGCATTTACGCAATCAAGTATATGTGACCGTCCGATCAAGATCgaatgattttgatttaaataggcaatatttaaaaaatatattttttttgtatgaATCATACAATCAAAATCAAATAGTTAATATCATTTAGACATGGTAAATGCGTGGGAATTCTAACGGTGGAAAATTCACATTGTAAATAGGAATTTAAGTTTCTTGTACTAAAAATAAAAGCTGCCATTTATTAATATGATTTTTTAATGGAATCATATTTGGGAACTTTTGTGGTCTAAATTAATGATTTTGAGTTAAATCAATTGGATTCTAAACTTATATATCTGAAAAACAATATGCCCATAGTATTCAAAGTTGAAATTAAAAAAGAACCATCTCAAATCCAAATTAACAATACCTTATACTTTTTTTTGTCGTATTTATAATTAATAGTTGCTTTAGATATTGATATTTATCCTAAAAAGTACACCTTCTTTTTACCATGATAAAATATCCACATCATCCTGTAGTTGTTATCCACTCAAAAGCACAAATTGTGTGAAGCTAAAAAACAAAAGAAGAGTTATTAGTTTAGAAGTTCTAGTTACTTTTGAGTAAGAAAGTGACAAAAGACAAATATGAGAAATCATAAAGTCTACTAcacaacaaaaataacaaaaaaaatctattttttattaagttataaataaaatattagaACTAAGACCGTATTTGGCAAAAGAATTAGCTTATCTTGGGCATTAAGATATTGTCTACACAAAATTATGTAAAAAGGATACGTCTACCACTTAGCAAACATTTAGTTTTAATTTAAAATTGCTAGTTAAAATATTAAACTTCATGTGCATCataaagttggtttaatttatATGGTTCTACATTGTGAGTTTTTAATTTTTCgttttaaaattatttttgaaactaaaatttgtttgattttttttttaacttGATATTCGACCTTGCGATTAATCCAAGGATCAATCCCAACGTCCATTAGCGGGAGACGGGTCTCGTTTAAAGCTAGAACAAAGTTTCGTATGAACCGACCCAACACAAAAATTGATTGCACCTAGTAGGATTCGAACTTGAGATCTTGAGAGGAACATACTCTCAAAACCCAAATCTTCACCATTAAACCAACCATTGGCCTTACTTAATTTTTATATAGTTTTTCACTAAAATTTAAAACAGaaaaaaaataagtttttaaatttctatttttattttaaagtTAAGATATCACCACCAAAAATCACTGACCACTTATCTAATAAATATTATGACTCCTATTAACAACCACTGCGCCCACCGTCGATCACACTTTGATCACCCTCTGTCATTAATTTGACCATTATTCTAACCACCGCCGACCACTAATACGACCACCTTTGATTATCTCCAACCACAACCAATGATCGCCAACCATTACTCTAACAACTATAATCATCATTGCTTACCTCTGTCGATCACCATTCTAACCACCTCTCTGACCACCACCGACCATCACTACAACCACCTCCGATCATCGCCAACCCCCAACGAACACTTATGATCAGCACCTTTAATCACATTTCATCACTCATTTATCCATATATGACCACCACTCTAACCACCGCCAACCACCATTCTATTCACCACTAACGACCACGAACTATCACGTTGACCACCAGTTTAACCATCTTGATCACCAATCTAACTACCTAATAGAAATTGGGAGTTGTATAACTTGTGAGGCTTCTTTAATTGAATTGTAGAATATACGATAATTACGATATTAACAACTTAGATTGAAGTATCTAACAAGTTTTGAAGTGTGAGAAAGTTCTCCCTAATACGTCTGAGTGAATAAGTATTGTAAAAGCTTAAGGGCTTTTCATAAAGTTATACGACtaatcacacacacacacacacacattaaAACGAGTTTTATAActgatttttttatttaaaaaaaatatttctaaaaatGCATTGAAGTCATGCCAGATGAACTAGGAGTTGTTAGAAACGATGTGGGAAATTCTTTGTACTAGCTAATTCATTGTCATTTATACCTAACTGATTGGACTAATAGAAAAGTGCACCCTAATCGATTAGGATAGTGTCATAATGAATGAAAATTACTCTATATCTTTTCTTCCCTTTTTAACTTTGCTAATTGATTAATATTATGCCAACCAATCGAATATTGCATGATGTTAATCGATTGGGTAATTAATTTTGGCCACACAAATTTTCCTTTTTTGTGccaacctctagcctataaatagaggtcccttCTCACATATTTTCGCATTCAGAATCGCGAGCTTTCATATCTCAtttctcactctctctctaaaATAATTTTCTCACTAAGAAATTTTGTCGTAGTGCTTTTGTGAAAGCTCTTTTACGAGTGAGGCATTCGTATAATTCTGAAGGTTAGAGTTGTAAATTCACCAAGGAAATTTTGTTTCTACCTTGGTTGAATAATTTATCCAATTTAGAGATTATTTATTTATGTCCAAAGCTAAACCCTTAAAAACTTTGGTTTCTGGAGTTAGTTACTAAATCTCTGTTTTGGTTCAAAGGCTCGGCTCGTGTAAAAGCTTTCATATGTTCAAGATCATCCCGACATTAAAATCTCATATTGGTTGGTGCTTATCCTGTGTAAAAAAATTTATTCGGTTCATAAGCCCGACCTAGTTGATAACTTACTAAGGTTGGAGATAAGCTCGGTATAAAATCTCAAAGGTTCGAGGTTAGCCCGTGAAAACCCCGGTTCAGTTCGAGTTTAGCCCGTATTAAAAGCTCACTTAGGTTCGAGATTGGCTTGTGTAAAATCTCGGTTTTAAAGCTTGAAGACTAACCGCTCCAAGTTGTTGTTTGGAAAGAAGACTAATTGTTTCAATATGTTGTTTGGAAGGAAGACTCACCAATTTTCTCCATGTTTGTTGTTTGGTTGGAAATTAGCCAAAAACTTTATTTTCCTTGTATAACGTGGTTTGAGAGTTCAACCTACGAAAAACTCTTAAGCTTATTGGATACTCTCAGGATCAAATCTCGGGGACAAGCTAAGTCTTTTGACTGAACGTGTATAATTCCTTGCATGTTCCGTCTATTCCTTAAACTCTTTATATTTCCACATTCTACTTTATGCCCCATTTAATTTTGTAAAGACAAGCTTCCACCATTATCTTATGTTTTGATGAAAATAAAGGATTTGGCTCAAATGCATTATCAAAGAAGGAAAAACCTAAAAGTTTCAAGAAATTGATTATGTTGAAGCTTGGTACTCAAGTAACCTTCAAGGCATTGTATAAATATGATTTGATCTTGAGCTAAAGGTATCAATTGCAATTACACTATATATATTACTTTATGAGCTCACAACAAATCATACATTTTCATCTTCAATCTTCATTGCATCTTTAAAAATCGTTTGAAACCAAGCCATGTTGTTACAAGCTGTATATGAACTTTTTCAAACatatgtaaccggttacacaaaACCTATAATCGGTTACAGGCATATAAATTTGCTTTTATATTTAAAACATTACAGTTGTAACTGGTTACAACATTATGGTAACCAGTTACCACTGAAACAACATCAGATTTCCACATTCATTTTGAATCCAACGATTCCTAAACCTCTTTCATGAATCATGGCAATTCTTCATGACATTGTAATATTTCCAAAAGGTACAATCTGAATATAAATAGTTGTGGATTCTGAAATTCAAATTAACCTCTTCCAATCAAttaaaatttcattttttttctcattttcattAAGTATTGTCATTGTGAATTGTAACATTTGAAAGGGAAGATCAATTCCTACATAATTTCTTCAAGTGCAAAAACTTCATATCTTATTCAAATTCTGTTTTTATCACAAAGTGTTTAGTAATCATTGTGTTGTATTAGAAAGTAGTGCGCTTTCTATTCAAGTGTAGAATTAGAAAGTGGTGTGCCTT from Lathyrus oleraceus cultivar Zhongwan6 chromosome 1, CAAS_Psat_ZW6_1.0, whole genome shotgun sequence includes:
- the LOC127121985 gene encoding NAC domain-containing protein 92, which produces MMDGAMEKNSSDEVFELPPGFRFHPTDEELITHYLSQKVLDNCFCALAIGEVDLNKCEPWDLPWRAKMGEKEWYFFCVRDRKYPTGLRTNRATCAGYWKATGKDKEIYREKTLIGMKKTLVFYKGRAPKGEKTNWVIHEYRLEDPYSLQNTSKRAMREWSICRVFEKSSSENKMHIQDLVRFNSKGKEQLPPLMDSPPYNNNETKTTFGDSSHVTCFNDNNNIVDDRFENPMLTSSYSSNPSYDTISWTQYLSHQSTQIGNSSQSSEESMLKMLIENNETKNQKAQECNYDVDIDISTMIYNDEMFQSSYVSEEYSSASIGHFDTGCLWNF